Proteins from one Sarcophilus harrisii chromosome 2, mSarHar1.11, whole genome shotgun sequence genomic window:
- the LOC100924358 gene encoding trichosurin isoform X1 yields MGEMQLLLLSLGLALVCGLHAHHTCSKEHQPDVSKKWWMQLSGTWYTVALASNVTAKIEEGGPLRIFVQKLIVENGNLRAVFFKRENGKCIQFSVSANPPEKDSPMKVKYSGINDLYIKSFKEDEYVIFILYNHNNKEVTLWGHLFGRTPDLSDDIKKKFEEICINAGLKKEHILDVSEAGILRKPHLCLMGIPPPPSSKE; encoded by the exons ATGGGCGAGATGCAGCTTCTACTGCTGAGTCTGGGACTGGCCCTCGTCTGTGGCCTCCATGCTCACCATACCTGTTCTAAGGAGCACCAACCAGATGTAAGTAAGAAATGGTGGATGCAG CTCTCAGGAACCTGGTACACTGTTGCACTGGCCTCAAATGTTACAGCTAAGATTGAGGAAGGAGGTCCCTTGAGGATTTTTGTCCAAAAACTCATTGTAGAGAATGGTAACCTGCGTGCAGTCTTCTTCAAAAG agaaaatggaaaatgcatTCAATTTTCTGTGTCTGCTAACCCACCTGAGAAAGATAGCCCAATGAAGGTGAAAT ATTCAGGAATTAATGATCTCTACATTAAAAGTTTCAAGGAAGATGAATATGTCATATTTATCTTGTATAACCACAACAATAAGGAAGTGACACTTTGGGGACATCTCTTTG gacGTACTCCAGATCTGAGTGatgatataaagaagaaattcGAGGAGATTTGTATAAATGCAGGACTTAAGAAAGAACACATTTTAGATGTATCTGAAGCTG GAATTCTAAGGAAGCCGCATCTTTGTCTTATGGGAATACCTCCTCCTCCATCCTccaaagaataa
- the LOC100924358 gene encoding trichosurin isoform X2: protein MGEMQLLLLSLGLALVCGLHAHHTCSKEHQPDLSGTWYTVALASNVTAKIEEGGPLRIFVQKLIVENGNLRAVFFKRENGKCIQFSVSANPPEKDSPMKVKYSGINDLYIKSFKEDEYVIFILYNHNNKEVTLWGHLFGRTPDLSDDIKKKFEEICINAGLKKEHILDVSEAGILRKPHLCLMGIPPPPSSKE, encoded by the exons ATGGGCGAGATGCAGCTTCTACTGCTGAGTCTGGGACTGGCCCTCGTCTGTGGCCTCCATGCTCACCATACCTGTTCTAAGGAGCACCAACCAGAT CTCTCAGGAACCTGGTACACTGTTGCACTGGCCTCAAATGTTACAGCTAAGATTGAGGAAGGAGGTCCCTTGAGGATTTTTGTCCAAAAACTCATTGTAGAGAATGGTAACCTGCGTGCAGTCTTCTTCAAAAG agaaaatggaaaatgcatTCAATTTTCTGTGTCTGCTAACCCACCTGAGAAAGATAGCCCAATGAAGGTGAAAT ATTCAGGAATTAATGATCTCTACATTAAAAGTTTCAAGGAAGATGAATATGTCATATTTATCTTGTATAACCACAACAATAAGGAAGTGACACTTTGGGGACATCTCTTTG gacGTACTCCAGATCTGAGTGatgatataaagaagaaattcGAGGAGATTTGTATAAATGCAGGACTTAAGAAAGAACACATTTTAGATGTATCTGAAGCTG GAATTCTAAGGAAGCCGCATCTTTGTCTTATGGGAATACCTCCTCCTCCATCCTccaaagaataa